From Cannabis sativa cultivar Pink pepper isolate KNU-18-1 chromosome 8, ASM2916894v1, whole genome shotgun sequence, a single genomic window includes:
- the LOC115700282 gene encoding putative cell wall protein: MAYKTQCSLFLLASLLLLALANGVAAARSVPNNPKTVVDKKQPEYLVDHDGTVLVPGFGRVMLPPPHGHGIGHPSYKNYNPITGTYAPPKHIGGVIGGVIGDISGRPKRKYIPGADDTFIPNPGFEVPIPGRGGAPTSGSASVTATGNP; the protein is encoded by the coding sequence atggcaTACAAAACCCAATGCTCCCTCTTTCTCTTGGCTTCTCTTCTCTTACTAGCCTTAGCTAACGGAGTTGCAGCAGCACGTAGTGTACCAAACAATCCCAAGACAGTAGTTGACAAGAAACAACCCGAGTATCTGGTTGATCACGACGGCACTGTTCTGGTTCCTGGCTTTGGACGTGTAATGCTGCCACCACCTCACGGCCATGGTATCGGACACCCCTCTTACAAGAACTACAATCCAATCACCGGCACTTATGCTCCTCCAAAACACATTGGCGGTGTCATTGGCGGTGTCATTGGCGATATCAGTGGCAGACCAAAGCGTAAGTACATTCCTGGTGCTGATGACACATTCATCCCCAACCCTGGTTTTGAGGTCCCCATCCCTGGCCGCGGCGGTGCTCCTACTTCTGGCTCTGCCTCTGTCACTGCTACTGGCAACCCCTGA
- the LOC115699343 gene encoding probable protein phosphatase 2C 52 — translation MGGCVSTSSKSTCSNKSNGDKFSPSCCEVGFLGQKRRKRTFSDHVIGLQHLPSIPNRIFMNGKSQTSCIFTQQGRKGINQDAMIVWEDFMSEEAIFCGVFDGHGPHGHLVARKVRDALPLKLLSFLHSLQSKENGTGKTCFKGNTNKLDEELEKVGSAEDKLNSLWKEAFLKSYKAMDKELRSHPNLDCFCSGSTSVTIVKQGSNLFMGYIGDSRAIMGSKDSSDSMVAVQLTVDLKPDLPREAERIKRCKGRVFALQDEPEVPRVWLPFDDAPGLAMARAFGDFCLKEYGVISIPEFSHRTLTEKDQFIVIASDGVWDVLSNEEVVEIVSTAPTRSSAARILVNSAAREWKLKYPTSKMDDCAVVCVFLDGKMDSESDYEDQCYSSATLQSNHSGNAVESDDGQKSEPSLQRNFTVRSSEESDNYGRLPTELEGNSEAAVTEDQNWLGLEGVTRVNSLVQLPRFSEERPT, via the exons ATGGGAGGTTGTGTTTCCACTAGTAGTAAGAGTACTTGTAGTAACAAAAGCAATGGAGATAAGTTTTCTCCATCATGCTGTGAAGTCGGATTCCTCGGgcaaaagagaaggaaaagaACATTTTCTGATCATGTTATCGGTCTCCAGCATTTGCCCTCTATTCCCAACAGGATTTTCATGAATGGAAAGAGTCAAACTTCCTGCATATTCACCCAGCAAGGTCGGAAAGGGATAAACCAGGATGCCATGATTGTTTGGGAA GATTTCATGTCGGAAGAGGCAATCTTTTGTGGTGTATTCGACGGCCATGGTCCACACGGCCACCTAGTTGCTCGCAAAGTTAGGGATGCCCTGCCATTAAAGCTTCTATCATTCTTGCATTCTCTGCAGTCAAAGGAAAATGGGACAGGCAAGACCTGCTTCAAAGGGAATACAAACAAGTTGGATGAAGAGTTGGAGAAAGTTGGCTCAGCAGAGGATAAACTAAATTCATTGTGGAAAGAAGCCTTCCTGAAGTCATATAAGGCCATGGACAAGGAGCTGAGATCTCATCCAAATTTGGATTGCTTCTGCAGTGGCAGTACTTCTGTCACTATTGTCAAACAG GGGTCAAATCTTTTCATGGGGTATATAGGGGACTCTCGGGCAATTATGGGATCCAAGGACAGCAGTGATTCCATGGTTGCAGTCCAGTTGACTGTTGATTTAAAGCCTGATCTGCCGA GGGAAGCCGAAAGGATTAAACGATGCAAAGGAAGGGTCTTTGCTTTGCAAGATGAACCTGAAGTTCCCAGAGTATGGTTGCCATTTGATGATGCACCTGGCCTAGCAATGGCTCGAGCCTTTGGCGATTTCTGTTTGAAAGAGTATGGAGTAATTTCGATTCCTGAATTCTCGCATCGAACTCTTACAGAGAAAGATCAGTTCATAGTTATTGCTTCTGATGGG GTCTGGGATGTCTTGAGCAACGAGGAGGTGGTTGAGATAGTCTCCACAGCTCCAACTCGGTCTTCAGCTGCAAGAATTTTGGTTAACTCAGCTGCTCGTGAATGGAAACTCAAATATCCAACTTCGAAGATGGATGACTGTGCAGTAGTATGTGTATTTCTAGATGGGAAAATGGACTCTGAATCAGACTATGAAGATCAGTGTTATTCTTCAGCAACCCTTCAAAGTAACCATTCGGGTAATGCGGTTGAATCAGACGATGGCCAAAAGTCAGAGCCATCGCTGCAAAGGAACTTCACAGTAAGATCATCAGAAGAAAGTGACAATTATGGAAGACTCCCAACTGAGCTTGAAGGGAATAGTGAAGCTGCTGTAACTGAAGATCAAAACTGGTTAGGCTTGGAAGGTGTAACGAGAGTCAACTCTCTTGTTCAGCTACCAAGATTTTCTGAGGAAAGGCCAACTTAA